The following DNA comes from Oncorhynchus clarkii lewisi isolate Uvic-CL-2024 chromosome 22, UVic_Ocla_1.0, whole genome shotgun sequence.
ttgctagggttggaggaaagggagacagaaaaggaaacaaaataGTGATCATAGACCTGGAGGGTAGTGAGAGTGAGGGTAGTGAGAGTAGTGTTCGAACAGACTCTAGTAAAGACGAGGTCAAGCGTACTGCCTGCTTTGTGAGTGGCATTGGCTTTGAAACTATGTTTAGTGATAAAGATAGATACAATCCCAGGCATGATGCCATTAACCATTTCATCAGATTAATTTAAAGAGCATTACGTACCTGTTGTCTGGCTTGCTGGAGTAGCTTCTGCGGGTGTTGGTTGAGGTGTATTCCTCACTGTGTGTGAGGAAATAGGGTGGGATTGTAGGTTATTTTCAAAGACTTGTGAGGATTTATGGGCTGTGAAACCCATCTCTGATAGGTTGTTCTCGAGATGATTGCATTGCAGTCTGCGAATCACCTTTCAGCCTAAAAAACAACTCATTATTATCTGTACATTAGTCAGTCTGACACCACCTACTAGACGTAGACGTCACTTCAACTTTTAATTTtgatttggttgagttgtcaactattgtgaattcaacaaaacatttcaccatgtcattggatttaggttaaaagtggGGGAAAACTAAATGCCCTTAATGCTGATGAGTTTTTGCAAATCCATTGAGTGTTCCTCGTGGATTCAATGTCATATAGATTTTTGGGGGTTGAAATGGGGTGGAAATAGTGTTGATTGAACCAGTttttactagaggtcgaccgattatgatttttcaacgccgataacgataccgattattggaggaccataaaagccgatatcaattaatcggccaatttttttatatttatttatttgtaataatgacaattacaacaatactgaatgaacacttatttttaacttaatataatacatcaataaaatcaatttagcctcaagtaaataatgaaacatgttcaatttggtttaaataatttttttaaaagtgttggagaagaaagtaaaagtgcaatatgttccatgtaaaatatgtgccttgtaagaaagctaacgtttcagttccttgctcagcacatgagaacatatgaaagttggtggttccttttgaaatgagtcttcaatattcccaagtAAGAAGTTtttggttgtagttattataggaattataggactatttccctctataccatttgtatttcattaacctttgactattggatgttcttataggcactttagtattgccagtgtaacagtatagcttccgtgtcgtgtctctcctcgcccctacctgggctcgaaccaggaacacatcgacaattagcgcacgctaactagctagccatttcacttcggttacacgagcctcatctcgggagttgataggcttgaagtcataaacagcgcaatgcttgacacataacgaagagctgctggcaaaacacacgaaagtgctgtttgaattaatgtttatgcgcctgcttctgcctaccaccgctcagtcagattatatgcaacgcaggacacaataacgacctgcctctttctcgttgcactccacaaggaggctgcctgttatgcgaatgcagtaagccaaggtaagttgctagctagcattaaacttatcttgtaaaaaacaatcaatcataatcactagttaactacacatggttgatgatattactagatattatcaaaggttaatgaaatatctagtaatatcatcaaccatgtgttatTGTGAAATATGACTGAAATGACAACAGAAATGTTATAATTTGATGTCAACTATCAGTCCAATATGCAATCCCTAGAAAGCTATAGTTAAGTTGCATGAAGGACAGTAACTGTTGATCATATAAGTTGTAAATACAATATTGTTGAAGAAGAATATATCATTAACTACTGGTTCTTGTTTAGAGGTTATTATGTTTACCTGGTAATGGTCCTTGTTGTAGAGGTCGGAGATTTCACAGTTTTGACATCCCTAAATGGAAACAAAGATGGGATACATTTTGGTTACTCACCTCACACACAGATAATGAACCGTTACTAATATTGAGAAGTATTTTGCTGAAATCGATTTGATTAAATCAGTAAAACTTACCCTTTGGGGCTGTCGACAGTGACAACTTCTTTATTGGTGATGGATGTAGTACTGTAAGTATAAACAATGGAAATTATATGCTCAGTTTGAGTTGATCTACAAATATCACATGATGTAACCAATTTTTATAATCAGAAATGTTATATACTGTGGACCACTTGAGTGTTCGGATGATAATGTTTAACAAGGGTTCCAAAAATGCAGTAaaaaggagaggtgagaggactACCCTGCTGTGTTCCCCTCGACAAATTTAAAAAAGGAAGCGATCATATTGGATTGGAGTACAATACCTTAACCCACTTGATAAATCCAGGGCCAAAGCAAAACTTATATATTTGTCAAAAAGCCCCAGTCCACCCTATCAAATGTCTTCTCTGCATCCAGGTGAAAGGCTGAGTACTCTTTTTGACATGAGGTGAAGCACATTTCTAAGATTGTCTGTGGAGGTTCTACTTTTTACAAACCTGAGCTGTGTGAATAATATGAGGCAAAACCTTTTCCAGCCTGGCTAGTACTTTTGAAAGCAAAAAACTCCCTAGGTCAGTGGGGTCTCTATACTTCTTGAGAATGAATGAAATTAGTGCCTTATTAACAGCGTCAGGTAGCTGCTCCAGTTCCAGAGCTTCTGCCGTGTTAATATAGGAGCTAATACGTCAACGTTCCTCTTGTAATATTCAACCGGCAAGCCGTCTAATCCTGGTGATGTTCCAAACTTCATTGATATGATGGCTGTTCTTATCTCAGATTCTAATATAGGAGCatccaaatgttttatttgttctGGGGACACCCCTGGAAACTCTATCTTTGAAAAAAAGGCATTCCATTTAGCTGGGTCTAAGTTACAGTCAGACACACAAAGAGTTGAATAAAAGTCACAAAACACATTGTTATTATATTTTGTAACAGTCAGTACCTCCCCACTTCCATTTTTGATAGCTGGTATTACAAAACTGGCATCTTTTTGTTTCAATTGTCTAACCAATAATTTACCTGCTTTTTCACCACTTTCATAAAAGTTTGTCCTCAGCCGAAACATTGCATATTCAGCCTTTTTGTTATAGATCTCATGTAATTGAATCGTCAGATGACAGACTTTTCAATAGTGACTCAATATTTTTCTTGGATAACTATTTTTCCCAACTCTTTAATTTGAGACATTGAAGTATTTCAACTCTATCTTCCCTTTTCTTTCTACTGGTGTGTGCTATTATTTTGCCCGTAAACATAAGCTTCAGAATTCACCAACACCGTAATCAATTTGTCAGTGGAAATAATGTTTGTTTGAAAAAAACCACTTGAGATCTTCGAGGGAAATATTAAATGTTTCATCTTGGAATGAGGATGTATTCATCCTCCATCTAATGCTTTTCTTAGCCATATCAGCCTCAAATACTATAGATAATTCCACTGTTGCGTGGTCAGTCAAAGCAATAACCCCTATTTTACAATCTATCACATCTTTAGTCATACTCTTGGAAATTAGGAAGTAATCTATCCTGGAATGAGATTTATGGTTATGTGAATGAAATGTATATTCCTTCTTCCTAGGATTTACACGTCTCCATATATATCTACCAGACCAAGATCCCTCATTAATAGGTGTATTGCTGCGCTGTTCCTTGGTACAGTTTTACAATAAGTAGTTTCATCAAGGATACCATCTTGAACCTGGTTAAAGTCTCCCGCCACTATTTATTTTTCCCATGTCCTTATGGAAAAACCCAGGATCCTTCTTGTTTGGTGCATAAATATTAATACACATATTAACCTTATTACCATTTATCAGTGCTTCAACACACATCTTTCCTGTCTCATCCTTATGTTGCTTTAACATGACAAAACTCAAAATAAGGCGCCTGTCTCAGTTAGCTGTGTCTTGCACGATTCTGTGGAGATCCTCATACAGTTTGCCGTTGTTCTCGGCTTTCTTAATCAGTCATCCTCCAGCGTTGATATCCAACCCTCTGCCTCATCTAGCCTCTGTAAATACGCCCAATACATCTTCTTGCATATCCATCTGAGATTGCATGACCTGAGGAACATTCGATTCGAGAATGGTGCTGACTCTACCCATTTCTTCCATCGCCTTCTGTAGGGATGATTGCAAGGCCGACAACGAGCTGGGTTCTATGTTCTGCCTGTTCAAGGTCATGCTTACTGAAGTGTTAGCAGCCATGCTAGCCCTTTTAGACGCTGCGCTAGCGATTGTGCTACGTGTACGTGCTGAAGCTGAATTCAACACAGACATTGTTGAAATACTttgataaaacaaataaaaataacttTCCCCTCAAAAACAATGATACTAAATTGACTATTTTATCGAACTTTGATGAAATTGGGAGGGTTTTATCAGGAGGCTCCTTTCAGACAGCCACCTTGCTTCGCAGCATCACATGTCTCaatattgaataatatagattattCTAGCTTGTACTGAATTAAATGTATTATATTACACAGGTACTGTAGAAGTTTATTGGATTCAACAGACTTCTTAGTGAACCTTTCAAGTTCAATACAGAGTGCAGTATCCTGCAGTATCTGGAATAACATGAACACCTCCCTAAGGGAGACCTTACCTGTCAGGGGAGGAGTAGCGAGCATTCATGGTTGTCGGCAGGAGAGTATCAAAGAGGTCATCCTCGGTCCTGTGAAGATTATAATTATACTGTAATTAGATACATTATTAAATTATGTTCAATGTCAACACCCTTATATCAATTTGAACACCGAAGTCATTATCGTTAGCTAAATGGATTTTTGCACAAAACATATTTGACAGAAGGGACAATATGAAAATAATGGACCAATCCAAGGCCTTCAATTGAAGGTCAGTATGCTTACTTTGAGGAAGTCCCCTTTGGGATAGTGGGGGGTTTCTTGCTGACATCTCTGACATCTCTGAATGAAAAGGAATGTGTTTTTAGGGAAATATAGCATTTCATTACGGCATTTCATTACGGTTTTGTAAAAGTCGTTCACatcgtgtgtttgtgtttagtgcaTATCGCTGCTCAAACTCACCCGGAAGTGCTTTCCTTTTTAGTGGTTTTCAGTGTCACAGTGTCTGTTTTGGAGACACTTGTCGTGCTTGAGAAACATGGAAGAAATGGATCAATATGTTGACCAATATTCATCAATATTCCTACACTAGTTCATTGGTGAATGTGGACACGACCAAATCAAGTATGAGAAAGTTTTTTTAATCGCCTTCTAAAATCTTAAAAATAATGTGAATGTTTATCTATTGAtgaaaaaattgttaaacaaagaTCTTACCTGTCTGGGATCAAGTATTCCGTTTTGACGGATGTTGGTATCAGACTACTGACTAACTGATCCTCAGTCCTGCCAAGACAACAGTAACTCATTTATTATTAACCAGATTCTGCATGGATTGAATTGATTATATTGTTTGGAGATtatacagacatacagtatagcaCATGTTACACATCCTATGTTATTGTGTCACTTGTCAAGCCTGATTTTACACGTTAGGGGTGGTCACTTTGACTTCTCGCTCACTTTTGGCTTTGAAGGTGGTGTTCTATGTATGGAATATGTTACTGTTACCGCTACCGTTACACGTTACCATCGCATGTTACATTACTGTTCCTGTTGCATTGTTACTGTTACCGCTACCGCTACACGTTACCATCGCATGTTACATTACTGTTCCTGTTGcattgttactgttactgttaaatCTCTGCCAGATTTACTACAGCTGGGGAGGGGGGTTCTAAGCTGACATGTGGAATGGTTTAAGATGGTTATACAATGGATCATTCAGCTATTTGATTTAGTATTCTAGGAGCCctttaggtataaaaaaaaaagttaacaaatgatttgataaaatattgaatttggccttcaCTACCATaatgcattgaataacaaatTCATAAATGGCTAAAACATCTTAAGGACTACGGTTTTggagtgtctgtcctatatctaggagatataagaaagctctggaaatatatatatatatatatagtatatatatacaattggcccaacgtcgtccgggtttggacggggtaggccgtcattgtaaataagaatttgatcttaactgacttgccatgttaaataaaggttaattgactgacgagtttcagaagaaaggtctttgtttctggccatcttgagcctgtaatcgaacccacaaatgctgatgctccacacactcaactagtctaaagaagaccagttttattgcttctttaatcagtatgaccgttttcagctgtgttaacataattgcaaaaagggtTTCTAACGATCACTTAGccttaaaatgatcaacttggattagctgacacaacgtgccattggaacacaggagtgatgattgctgataatgggcctctgtacgcctatgtagatattccataaaaaaatctgcaatttccagctacaatagtcatttacaacattaacaatgtccacactgtatttctgatcaatttgatttgCAAAAAAtgcggtagtgtgtatatatatatatgattttgTTTTACACATATTTTAAAAATTTTTGGGGGTTAGGCATAAAACTACCTCCATAATTGCATTACATTTTTTTACCGGTACTAATTACCTTCAGACGTTTCCCATGACACATCGTGTTCGTGagaatctcccctttccacagtggggtccCAGTAGTTTGTAACTCAAACGGTTCGGACGCTACAAAAAGAAGTTGGCACATCGACGCTACAGACGTTTCATGAGAAGACACAttttcatggtctgacaaacactgctgtagcttgGCCACCTTCCACCTCACATGCGGAAGGCCACCATAGATGGATGTGATAGATTGAGACACAGTCCATACAAAAACCAGATACAGTATCTCTAGATTAAAttgacggattttgatggggaatttcttattatgttacttagattgattcGCCGGTGCGTCAATAGACTCTAAGGGGGATAATTATTATGTCATTATGAGCCTTGTCAAGACTGATCTTACACTTTGGAGGTGGTCACTTTGACTTCTTTGACAAAATACAATTACAAAATAATATAAAGATCAAGTGTACcaaaataaactacaaaatataTGTATTTAATTTAAATACAAGTATTTTGTATTTCAAAAATATGTGTATTTTAATTAACAGCAACATCATTCTCAGCATGGCCTTGAAGGTGGTGAGTAGGGTGTCTTATGTAATTCATTTGGACAAATCATGATTTTACAGGTGCTCACATCTTTTGAATTTCGGAAGGGGGCATTTGGCCCATAGGCTCACCAAAAACGGGCTGAGAGTTTTTTTTTGTTTAGAATGTTAGAGAGGACACTACTTTGCTTGTCTAACACATCTCCCCCCCAGAACTAAATCGTGCATCAAACGCAATTACGCAATTACACTCTACAGAATGGCACTTCAAAGCTTCACGCAACAAGTTGCATGTCAGTCTACAGCCCTGCTGTAAGTATGTGTGCTCGTATATATGTCTCTGTGTGAGAAGCTGCAGCAGGAACGTGATTGTATGATCAATGGGCCTGTCTGGGTCCTCTGCCAACACAGGTAAACATATTCTCCCTGCAATCCCTCACAGGCCTATCACAAGCTTATCATATATAGCATCATGGTTATTTATAGTACAGGCCATAGATGTTTTAATACGGTGTTGTATTAAGATTACTTAAATTGACAATTGTACACAAGGTCAAACCAAATTTTGACTTGtcccaacccctctgaaagacACTGACACATATACAGGTTGAAAAGTTTGGAGCAGAGGGCTGCCACACTGGGTACCCGTGGAGCAGTAGTTGTGGGGgtttaagtgctttgctcaaggtcACAAAATAGCATATAGGATTTTGATACAGCAAGCCTTTGCCAGCTCACTTCCCGAAAGATTTTTCCGACCCGGATTCAAACTGGCAACCCTCCCGTTCCTTgctcgcctctctaaccactagactatctgCCACCCCTATTTTCAAAGGGTGCGGTTTTACCCTTTTCTGGAGCTGAAGACTCGGTCGGTGAAGCTCTCAGTGTTGGTGGTGGGCGATTTCACAACTGGGGATCTGTAAACAGAACCAAGAATGTTTCTGTACATCCTTTGATGGGGATTAGTAAAACTAAAACAGGTGTGCGTATGTAAATGCCATACCTGCTCACACGCTGGCTTGTGGAGATGGTAGTCTCAGTAGTTGTTCCACCTTTGGTGGTGGTAGTTGTTGTGGTGCTGAAGGAATGAATTCAACAGGATATCAAAACATTAAAATGTTACTGTGTCACCTTTGATAGCAATACGTTTATAAAGGCGGTGAATAAACTTGGCCAAAGCTCCCTTGCATAATAGATGATTAGCTTGCCCACCCCACTCCAAAAAAAGGAAAAATAGAAACAGAATAAAAGCACTCACAATttttaagtgtaaaactaatgaTCTACCTTGTTTTCTTAGGTTCCTCTGTGACTGTTGTTTTAGAGACAGTGGTTCTGTAATGACATTACATTAGTAGAGGCTGAATATGAGACATTTCATGGACAATACATTTTATTACACAAACTATTCAGTGCACAAGCACAACTGGAATTCATTATCGTATAGGGTCACCTACGTATTGAGACAATCTGACTTCGGTGGGGAGGTACTGTAACAAACAAAAGACAGCATTTGGAGATCATCTCTTTCACAACAGCTAAATATCCACGTACAAAACAATTCTGTTCATATTCGAACATTACCTTTTTGTGTAGGATGTGCTAGTACGTCCATAAGTTGAAGGCAGGGTGCTACATCAAAAGGGGAAATTCCATTTTATTAACAATAATATAACTGCTAACTGAGTGGACAAAATGTGGGCATGGGTGTCATAATTGTGTAATTTTCTGGTTGGAATCTGTTTTTTTGGTTTAAAGTGATGTCAGCTAACCAGATTATAACCAGGTAAAGACATATTTTTCAAGTTTACAACCTGACCATTGCGTCTTTTCATGCAATTTTGTCTACTGGGAACACATTACTGCAACAAGTAAAGGTGTGAGTTCTGTAAAGGAGGAGAAAAGCCTACTGACCTGCCCTTGCTCAATTCATCCTGACTCCCACCAAATCTGCAATCAGATGACTTTTAGTGCATGTCATCAGCCAgtgtaagtattcaccccccttggattTTTTTGGgcattacaaagtgggattgaaattgATTTATTTGTGATGTATTTCTATAAATAATTatataaatgtttacaaatgaatacaaaatgtataactAAAATGTCTTGGTTatgtaagtattcaccccccttgttatggcaagcctaaataagttaaaatgtgcttaacaaatcatacaataagttgcatggactcactctgtgtaatAATAAAGGGGTTAACATGAGTTTTGAATgagtacctcatctctgtaccccacacatacaattatctgtaaggtccctcggtcGAGCAGTGTATttaaagcacagatt
Coding sequences within:
- the LOC139380397 gene encoding sciellin isoform X1, which translates into the protein MSYSYSKRSSSTSTAKSSSPSQAIEDPKKKTSLLKDRSWIRSNADQDEAVDQDPNFGRVVLNKYRSNEALDSAEPADSKSPQTTTTKTLSSVEALKKRFGGSQDELSKGSTLPSTYGRTSTSYTKSTSPPKSDCLNTTTVSKTTVTEEPKKTSTTTTTTTKGGTTTETTISTSQRVSRSPVVKSPTTNTESFTDRVFSSRKGTEDQLVSSLIPTSVKTEYLIPDSTTSVSKTDTVTLKTTKKESTSGDVRDVSKKPPTIPKGTSSKTEDDLFDTLLPTTMNARYSSPDSTTSITNKEVVTVDSPKGDVKTVKSPTSTTRTITSEEYTSTNTRRSYSSKPDNSVSVTSPIVYTTSTTYKDSSRAEDDLFDSLMSKPTKTVYSTPESHVMISPSRTVLERDLCSYCRKPMSSDPKMVLEDMKINCHTTCFKCEVCSSDLGHLKAGDSMWVYRRTVHCERCFEVTREKWHR
- the LOC139380397 gene encoding sciellin isoform X2 is translated as MSYSYSKRSSSTSTAKSSSPSQAIEDPKKKTSLLKDRSWIRSNADQDEAVDQDPNFGRVVLNKYRSNEALDSAEPADSKSPQTTTTKTLSSVEALKKRFGGSQDELSKGSTLPSTYGRTSTSYTKSTSPPKSDCLNTTTVSKTTVTEEPKKTSTTTTTTTKGGTTTETTISTSQRVSRSPVVKSPTTNTESFTDRVFSSRKGTEDQLVSSLIPTSVKTEYLIPDSTTSVSKTDTVTLKTTKKESTSGDVRDVSKKPPTIPKGTSSKTEDDLFDTLLPTTMNARYSSPDSTTSITNKEVVTVDSPKGDVKTVKSPTSTTRTITSEEYTSTNTRRSYSSKPDNSVSVTSPIVYTTSTTYKDSSRAEDDLFDSLMSKPTKTVYSTPESPSRTVLERDLCSYCRKPMSSDPKMVLEDMKINCHTTCFKCEVCSSDLGHLKAGDSMWVYRRTVHCERCFEVTREKWHR
- the LOC139380397 gene encoding sciellin isoform X3 — translated: MSYSYSKRSSSTSTAKSSSPSQAIEDPKKKTSLLKDRSWIRSNADQDEAVDQDPNFGRVVLNKYRSNEALDSAEPADSKSPQTTTTKTLSSVEALKKRFGGSQDELSKGSTLPSTYGRTSTSYTKSTSPPKSDCLNTTTVSKTTVTEEPKKTSTTTTTTTKGGTTTETTISTSQRVSRSPVVKSPTTNTESFTDRVFSSRKGTEDQLVSSLIPTSVKTEYLIPDSTTSVSKTDTVTLKTTKKESTSGDVRDVSKKPPTIPKGTSSKTEDDLFDTLLPTTMNARYSSPDSTTSITNKEVVTVDSPKGDVKTVKSPTSTTRTITSEEYTSTNTRRSYSSKPDNSVSVTSPIVYTTSTTYKDSSRAEDDLFDSLMSKPTKTVYSTPERTVLERDLCSYCRKPMSSDPKMVLEDMKINCHTTCFKCEVCSSDLGHLKAGDSMWVYRRTVHCERCFEVTREKWHR